The following are encoded in a window of Flavobacterium cupriresistens genomic DNA:
- a CDS encoding gliding motility lipoprotein GldH: MRIKNSGILLLVAILLFSCDKKRVFDEYKSVGSAWHKDSVVTFNLPVLDSTKKYNLFVNLRDNNNYPFNNLFLIVAIETPSGFTKVDTLEYQMANPDGTLLGNGFTDIKESKLFYKEDVKFRGKYKVHIKQAVRESGKIPGVQTLEGITDVGFRIEQKD; this comes from the coding sequence ATGAGAATAAAAAATAGCGGTATTCTACTTTTGGTTGCCATTCTTCTTTTTTCCTGTGATAAAAAAAGAGTATTTGATGAGTATAAATCTGTCGGCAGTGCCTGGCATAAAGACAGTGTGGTTACCTTCAATTTGCCAGTTTTAGATTCTACCAAAAAGTACAATTTGTTTGTGAATTTGAGAGACAATAACAATTATCCTTTCAATAATTTGTTTTTAATTGTTGCTATTGAAACCCCAAGCGGATTCACGAAAGTGGATACCTTAGAGTACCAAATGGCAAATCCGGATGGGACATTATTAGGAAACGGTTTTACAGACATTAAAGAAAGTAAACTGTTTTACAAAGAAGATGTAAAGTTTAGAGGAAAGTACAAAGTACATATCAAACAAGCGGTTAGAGAATCAGGTAAAATTCCTGGTGTTCAGACTTTAGAAGGTATTACAGACGTAGGTTTTAGAATAGAACAAAAAGATTAG